In a genomic window of Gossypium arboreum isolate Shixiya-1 chromosome 9, ASM2569848v2, whole genome shotgun sequence:
- the LOC108454593 gene encoding uncharacterized protein At4g22758-like isoform X2 encodes MRNSKNNRKEPEKSRRVRLSERASSFHGRIQTMEPVELRRPKTLPDLLPERSTSLSSDARPPKLTKLLLNVTIQGSLGAVQVVMSPENTVGDLITVSVRQYSKEGRRPMLPPTDAALFDLHYSQFSLESLGREEKLIALGSRNFFLCTKTAASKDGQNKTASCSNEAESVTKSSKPWFKFMDFLF; translated from the exons ATGAGGAATTCAAAAAATAACCGTAAGGAACCGGAGAAGAGCCGGAGGGTAAGGTTATCTGAAAGGGCGTCGTCGTTTCACGGGAGAATCCAGACGATGGAACCGGTGGAGCTGAGGCGGCCGAAGACGCTTCCCGACCTGCTTCCAGAGAGGTCTACTTCACTCTCATCCGATGCGAGGCCGCCGAAGTTGACGAAGCTGCTATTGAACGTGACGATTCAAGGGAGCCTCGGAGCCGTGCAAGTGGTGATGTCACCGGAAAACACTGTCGGTGACTTAATAACGGTCTCCGTCAGGCAGTACTCGAAGGAAGGTCGGCGACCGATGCTGCCGCCAACGGACGCCGCGCTATTCGATCTCCATTATTCTCAATTCAGCTTAGaaa GTTTGGGAAGGGAAGAGAAGCTGATCGCGTTGGGATCAAGAAATTTCTTCTTGTGCACAAAAACGGCGGCATCAAAGGACGGCCAGAATAAAACGGCGTCGTGCTCAAATGAAGCGGAAAGTGTTACAAAAAGCTCGAAACCTTGGTTCAAATTCATGGATTTCTTGTTTTAG
- the LOC108454593 gene encoding uncharacterized protein LOC108454593 isoform X1: protein MRNSKNNRKEPEKSRRVRLSERASSFHGRIQTMEPVELRRPKTLPDLLPERSTSLSSDARPPKLTKLLLNVTIQGSLGAVQVVMSPENTVGDLITVSVRQYSKEGRRPMLPPTDAALFDLHYSQFSLETGLGREEKLIALGSRNFFLCTKTAASKDGQNKTASCSNEAESVTKSSKPWFKFMDFLF, encoded by the exons ATGAGGAATTCAAAAAATAACCGTAAGGAACCGGAGAAGAGCCGGAGGGTAAGGTTATCTGAAAGGGCGTCGTCGTTTCACGGGAGAATCCAGACGATGGAACCGGTGGAGCTGAGGCGGCCGAAGACGCTTCCCGACCTGCTTCCAGAGAGGTCTACTTCACTCTCATCCGATGCGAGGCCGCCGAAGTTGACGAAGCTGCTATTGAACGTGACGATTCAAGGGAGCCTCGGAGCCGTGCAAGTGGTGATGTCACCGGAAAACACTGTCGGTGACTTAATAACGGTCTCCGTCAGGCAGTACTCGAAGGAAGGTCGGCGACCGATGCTGCCGCCAACGGACGCCGCGCTATTCGATCTCCATTATTCTCAATTCAGCTTAGaaa CAGGTTTGGGAAGGGAAGAGAAGCTGATCGCGTTGGGATCAAGAAATTTCTTCTTGTGCACAAAAACGGCGGCATCAAAGGACGGCCAGAATAAAACGGCGTCGTGCTCAAATGAAGCGGAAAGTGTTACAAAAAGCTCGAAACCTTGGTTCAAATTCATGGATTTCTTGTTTTAG